From one Sesamum indicum cultivar Zhongzhi No. 13 unplaced genomic scaffold, S_indicum_v1.0 scaffold00155, whole genome shotgun sequence genomic stretch:
- the LOC105179388 gene encoding cell division cycle protein 48 homolog isoform X2, translating to MADPSSSAQTTDSKSSKRDYSTAILERKKSPNRLIVDEAINDDNSVVSMHPVKMEELQLFRGDTILIRGKKCKDTVCIVLADEQCEEQKIRMNKVVRSNLRVRLTDMISVHQCPDVKYGKRVHILPIDDSVEGLTGNLFDAYLKPYFLDAYRPVRKGDLFQVRGGMRSVEFKVVETDPGEYCVVAPDTEIFCEGEPIKREDEERLNEVGYDDVGGVRKQMAQIRELVELPLRHPQLFKSIGVKPPKGILLYGPPGSGKTLIARAVANETGAFFFLINGPEIMSKLAGESESNLRKAFEEAEKNAPSIIFIDELDSIAPKREKTQGEVERRIVSQLLTLMDGLKSRSHVIVMGATNRPNSIDPALRRFGRFDREIDIGVPDEIGRLEVLRIHTKNMKLSEDVDLERVAKDTHGYVGADLAALCTEAALQCIREKMDVIDLEDETIDAEVLNSMAVTNEHFLTALGASNPSALRETVVEVPNVSWDDIGGLDNVKRELQETVQYPVEHPEKFEKFGMSPSKGVLFYGPPGCGKTLLAKAIANECQANFISVKGPELLTMWFGESEANVREIFDKARQSAPCVLFFDELDSIATQRGSSVGDAGGAADRVLNQLLTEMDGMTAKKTVFIIGATNRPDIIDPALLRPGRLDQLIYIPLPDEASRLQIFKACLRKSPVAKEVDLAALARHTHGFSGADITEICQRACKYAIRENIEKDIERERKKRENPEAMEEDDVDDVPEIKAAHFEESMKYARRSVSDADIRKYQLFAQTLQQSRGFGSEFRFPDRANTEAAGASDPFSSAAGGDGGDDDLYG from the exons ATGGCTGATCCAAGCTCTTCTGCCCAAACCACCGACTC GAAAAGTAGCAAAAGAGACTATTCTACTGCGATTTTAGAACGAAAAAAGTCCCCTAATCGCCTTATTGTCGATGAGGCAATTAATGATGACAACTCGGTGGTCTCGATGCATCCTGTTAAAATGGAAGAACTTCAGCTCTTTCGAGGGGATACCATCTTGATCCGg gggaaaaaatgcaaggaCACGGTTTGCATTGTTCTCGCCGATGAGCAATGTGAAGAGCAGAAAATACGAATGAACAAAGTCGTACGATCAAACCTGAGAGTACGTCTTACTGATATGATATCTGTGCACCAGTGTCCTGATGTCAAGTATGGAAAACGTGTTCACATTCTTCCCATTGACGACTCGGTTGAGGGCCTCACCGGCAATCTCTTCGATGCCTACTTAAAGC CCTATTTCTTGGACGCTTATCGTCCTGTGAGAAAGGGcgacctttttcaggttagagGTGGCATGCGAAGTGTTGAATTCAAGGTCGTTGAGACCGATCCCGGTGAGTACTGTGTTGTTGCGCCTGATACAGAGATATTCTGTGAGGGTGAACCAATTAAGCGTGAGGATGAGGAGAGATTGAACGAAGTTGGTTATGATGACGTTGGTGGTGTAAGAAAGCAAATGGCTCAGATACGTGAGTTAGTAGAACTTCCTTTGAGACATCCTCAGCTTTTCAAATCAATTGGTGTGAAGCCGCCTAAAGGGATCTTACTCTACGGGCCTCCAGGATCGGGGAAAACGTTAATTGCAAGAGCTGTAGCTAATGAGACGGGTGCGTTTTTCTTTCTGATTAATGGACCTGAAATAATGTCAAAGTTAGCTGGTGAGAGTGAGAGTAATTTGAGGAAGGCATTTGAGGAGGCTGAGAAAAATGCTCCGTCCATCATCTTCATTGACGAGTTAGATTCTATTGCTCCAAAGAGGGAGAAAACACAAGGTGAAGTAGAAAGGCGTATCGTTTCTCAGCTTCTTACTTTAATGGATGGTCTCAAGTCCCGGTCTCATGTCATTGTTATGGGGGCCACAAATAGACCGAATAGCATTGATCCTGCTCTGAGACGATTTGGGAGATTCGATCGAGAAATTGACATAGGGGTGCCGGATGAAATTGGAAGGCTGGAAGTTCTCCGTATTCATACCAAAAACATGAAACTTTCCGAAGAC GTTGATCTTGAACGAGTTGCCAAAGACACTCACGGGTATGTTGGTGCTGATCTTGCTGCCCTTTGCACGGAAGCTGCTCTTCAGTGCATCAGGGAGAAAATGGATGTAATTGACTTGGAGGATGAGACAATTGATGCCGAAGTATTGAATTCTATGGCTGTGACTAACGAACATTTCCTAACTGCACTGGGTGCCTCGAACCCATCAGCCTTACGTGAAACA GTTGTTGAGGTTCCTAATGTCTCCTGGGACGATATTGGTGGGTTGGACAATGTGAAACGAGAGCTTCAAGAG ACTGTGCAGTACCCTGTCGAGCATCCTGAGAAGTTTGAGAAGTTCGGCATGTCACCCTCTAAAGGGGTTCTCTTCTATGGACCTCCTGGTTGCGGCAAAACTCTGCTCGCGAAAGCCATTGCTAATGAGTGCCAAGCCAATTTCATAAGTGTCAAAGGACCTGAATTGTTAACGATGTGGTTCGGAGAGAGCGAAGCAAATGTTCGGGAGATATTCGACAAGGCTCGACAATCTGCTCCGTGTGTGCTTTTCTTCGATGAGCTTGATTCAATTGCTACTCAG CGAGGAAGTTCGGTTGGAGATGCTGGTGGTGCTGCAGACAGAGTTCTTAATCAATTGCTGACGGAAATGGACGGAATGACGGCAAAGAAGACGGTTTTTATTATCGGCGCAACAAACCGGCCTGACATAATTGATCCTGCATTGCTCAGGCCGGGACGTCTCGACCAGTTGATCTACATCCCACTTCCAGATGAAGCTTCTCGTCTTCAGATCTTTAAAGCGTGTTTGCGGAAGTCCCCTGTAGCTAAGGAAGTCGACCTAGCAGCACTTGCGAGGCACACACACGGGTTCAGCGGTGCTGATATTACTGAAATATGCCAGCGTGCTTGCAAGTATGCTATTcgagaaaatattgaaaag GATATCGAGAGAGaaaggaagaagagagaaaaccCCGAGGCTATGGAAGAAGACGACGTCGATGATGTACCTGAGATCAAGGCAGCGCACTTTGAGGAGTCGATGAAATATGCTCGGAGGAGTGTGAGCGATGCCGACATCAGGAAGTACCAGCTCTTTGCACAGACGCTGCAGCAATCTCGCGGTTTTGGGTCTGAATTCCGGTTCCCCGATCGAGCAAACACTGAAGCTGCTGGGGCCTCAGACCCGTTTTCTTCTGCCGCTGGTGGTGACGGCGGTGACGATGACTTGTACGGCTGA
- the LOC105179388 gene encoding cell division cycle protein 48 homolog isoform X1 yields the protein MADPSSSAQTTDSYVFWMKKNFGFLESRKSSKRDYSTAILERKKSPNRLIVDEAINDDNSVVSMHPVKMEELQLFRGDTILIRGKKCKDTVCIVLADEQCEEQKIRMNKVVRSNLRVRLTDMISVHQCPDVKYGKRVHILPIDDSVEGLTGNLFDAYLKPYFLDAYRPVRKGDLFQVRGGMRSVEFKVVETDPGEYCVVAPDTEIFCEGEPIKREDEERLNEVGYDDVGGVRKQMAQIRELVELPLRHPQLFKSIGVKPPKGILLYGPPGSGKTLIARAVANETGAFFFLINGPEIMSKLAGESESNLRKAFEEAEKNAPSIIFIDELDSIAPKREKTQGEVERRIVSQLLTLMDGLKSRSHVIVMGATNRPNSIDPALRRFGRFDREIDIGVPDEIGRLEVLRIHTKNMKLSEDVDLERVAKDTHGYVGADLAALCTEAALQCIREKMDVIDLEDETIDAEVLNSMAVTNEHFLTALGASNPSALRETVVEVPNVSWDDIGGLDNVKRELQETVQYPVEHPEKFEKFGMSPSKGVLFYGPPGCGKTLLAKAIANECQANFISVKGPELLTMWFGESEANVREIFDKARQSAPCVLFFDELDSIATQRGSSVGDAGGAADRVLNQLLTEMDGMTAKKTVFIIGATNRPDIIDPALLRPGRLDQLIYIPLPDEASRLQIFKACLRKSPVAKEVDLAALARHTHGFSGADITEICQRACKYAIRENIEKDIERERKKRENPEAMEEDDVDDVPEIKAAHFEESMKYARRSVSDADIRKYQLFAQTLQQSRGFGSEFRFPDRANTEAAGASDPFSSAAGGDGGDDDLYG from the exons ATGGCTGATCCAAGCTCTTCTGCCCAAACCACCGACTC TTATGTTTTTTGGATGAAGAAGAATTTTGGGTTCTTGGAATCCAGGAAAAGTAGCAAAAGAGACTATTCTACTGCGATTTTAGAACGAAAAAAGTCCCCTAATCGCCTTATTGTCGATGAGGCAATTAATGATGACAACTCGGTGGTCTCGATGCATCCTGTTAAAATGGAAGAACTTCAGCTCTTTCGAGGGGATACCATCTTGATCCGg gggaaaaaatgcaaggaCACGGTTTGCATTGTTCTCGCCGATGAGCAATGTGAAGAGCAGAAAATACGAATGAACAAAGTCGTACGATCAAACCTGAGAGTACGTCTTACTGATATGATATCTGTGCACCAGTGTCCTGATGTCAAGTATGGAAAACGTGTTCACATTCTTCCCATTGACGACTCGGTTGAGGGCCTCACCGGCAATCTCTTCGATGCCTACTTAAAGC CCTATTTCTTGGACGCTTATCGTCCTGTGAGAAAGGGcgacctttttcaggttagagGTGGCATGCGAAGTGTTGAATTCAAGGTCGTTGAGACCGATCCCGGTGAGTACTGTGTTGTTGCGCCTGATACAGAGATATTCTGTGAGGGTGAACCAATTAAGCGTGAGGATGAGGAGAGATTGAACGAAGTTGGTTATGATGACGTTGGTGGTGTAAGAAAGCAAATGGCTCAGATACGTGAGTTAGTAGAACTTCCTTTGAGACATCCTCAGCTTTTCAAATCAATTGGTGTGAAGCCGCCTAAAGGGATCTTACTCTACGGGCCTCCAGGATCGGGGAAAACGTTAATTGCAAGAGCTGTAGCTAATGAGACGGGTGCGTTTTTCTTTCTGATTAATGGACCTGAAATAATGTCAAAGTTAGCTGGTGAGAGTGAGAGTAATTTGAGGAAGGCATTTGAGGAGGCTGAGAAAAATGCTCCGTCCATCATCTTCATTGACGAGTTAGATTCTATTGCTCCAAAGAGGGAGAAAACACAAGGTGAAGTAGAAAGGCGTATCGTTTCTCAGCTTCTTACTTTAATGGATGGTCTCAAGTCCCGGTCTCATGTCATTGTTATGGGGGCCACAAATAGACCGAATAGCATTGATCCTGCTCTGAGACGATTTGGGAGATTCGATCGAGAAATTGACATAGGGGTGCCGGATGAAATTGGAAGGCTGGAAGTTCTCCGTATTCATACCAAAAACATGAAACTTTCCGAAGAC GTTGATCTTGAACGAGTTGCCAAAGACACTCACGGGTATGTTGGTGCTGATCTTGCTGCCCTTTGCACGGAAGCTGCTCTTCAGTGCATCAGGGAGAAAATGGATGTAATTGACTTGGAGGATGAGACAATTGATGCCGAAGTATTGAATTCTATGGCTGTGACTAACGAACATTTCCTAACTGCACTGGGTGCCTCGAACCCATCAGCCTTACGTGAAACA GTTGTTGAGGTTCCTAATGTCTCCTGGGACGATATTGGTGGGTTGGACAATGTGAAACGAGAGCTTCAAGAG ACTGTGCAGTACCCTGTCGAGCATCCTGAGAAGTTTGAGAAGTTCGGCATGTCACCCTCTAAAGGGGTTCTCTTCTATGGACCTCCTGGTTGCGGCAAAACTCTGCTCGCGAAAGCCATTGCTAATGAGTGCCAAGCCAATTTCATAAGTGTCAAAGGACCTGAATTGTTAACGATGTGGTTCGGAGAGAGCGAAGCAAATGTTCGGGAGATATTCGACAAGGCTCGACAATCTGCTCCGTGTGTGCTTTTCTTCGATGAGCTTGATTCAATTGCTACTCAG CGAGGAAGTTCGGTTGGAGATGCTGGTGGTGCTGCAGACAGAGTTCTTAATCAATTGCTGACGGAAATGGACGGAATGACGGCAAAGAAGACGGTTTTTATTATCGGCGCAACAAACCGGCCTGACATAATTGATCCTGCATTGCTCAGGCCGGGACGTCTCGACCAGTTGATCTACATCCCACTTCCAGATGAAGCTTCTCGTCTTCAGATCTTTAAAGCGTGTTTGCGGAAGTCCCCTGTAGCTAAGGAAGTCGACCTAGCAGCACTTGCGAGGCACACACACGGGTTCAGCGGTGCTGATATTACTGAAATATGCCAGCGTGCTTGCAAGTATGCTATTcgagaaaatattgaaaag GATATCGAGAGAGaaaggaagaagagagaaaaccCCGAGGCTATGGAAGAAGACGACGTCGATGATGTACCTGAGATCAAGGCAGCGCACTTTGAGGAGTCGATGAAATATGCTCGGAGGAGTGTGAGCGATGCCGACATCAGGAAGTACCAGCTCTTTGCACAGACGCTGCAGCAATCTCGCGGTTTTGGGTCTGAATTCCGGTTCCCCGATCGAGCAAACACTGAAGCTGCTGGGGCCTCAGACCCGTTTTCTTCTGCCGCTGGTGGTGACGGCGGTGACGATGACTTGTACGGCTGA
- the LOC105179389 gene encoding phosphatidylinositol transfer protein CSR1 isoform X1 has translation MAQCLRLRPPLLHHFKTVAVRPKKPTKIFKFSVRSCSLAPENAHKLVAEVKEKLKKEHNSLPVGKYGRDDEEMILWFLNDRKFSVEDTVSKLTKAIRWRHEFRVSELSEESVKIAAETGKAYVHNYLDVYGRPVLIVEAAKHFPQKQEPREDEKLCVFMIEKALSKLPAGKQEILGIIDLRGFQTQNADLKFLIFVFDAFYYYYPRRLGQVLFVDAPFVFKPVWQLVKPLLKSYASLVCIRDNAQDLSDSPSTFSFYMFFCITQC, from the exons ATGGCGCAGTGTCTGAGACTCAGGCCTCCTCTGCTTCACCATTTCAAGACAGTTGCAGTTCGCCCCAAGAAACCCACCAAGATTTTCAAGTTCAGTGTTCGTAGTTGTTCTCTGGCCCCGGAAAATGCTCACAAG TTAGTGGCAGAAGTCAAAGAGAAGCTCAAGAAAGAACATAATAGTCTCCCAGTGGGCAAGTATGGAAGAGATGATGAAGAGATGATACTTTGGTTTCTGAACGACAGAAAGTTTTCCGTCGAAGATACTGTCTCCAAATTGACTAAGGCCATC AGATGGCGTCATGAATTTCGTGTATCTGAATTGTCAGAAGAATCAGTCAAAATTGCAGCTGAAACTGGAAAAGCTTATGTGCACAACTATCTTGATGTATATGGCAGACCAGTGCTGATTGTGGAAGCAGCCAAGCATTTTCCACAG AAGCAGGAACCACGTGAAGATGAGAAGCTATGCGTGTTTATGATTGAGAAGGCACTAAGCAAACTTCCAGCTGGAAAGCAGGAAATACTTGGCATAATTGATCTCCGAGGATTTCAGACACAAAATGCTGATCTAAAGTTCTTAATATTTGTG TTTGACGCATTCTACTACTACTACCCAAGGCGATTAGGTCAAGTCCTTTTCGTGGACGCTCCCTTTGTATTCAAGCCAGTTTGGCAGCTGGTCAAACCCCTATTGAAATCATATGCCTCTCTGGTATGCATTCGCGACAATGCTCAAGATCTATCGGATTCTCCAAGCACTTTCTCATTTTACATGTTTTTCTGCATCACTCAGTGCTAA
- the LOC105179389 gene encoding phosphatidylinositol transfer protein CSR1 isoform X2, with translation MAQCLRLRPPLLHHFKTVAVRPKKPTKIFKFSVRSCSLAPENAHKLVAEVKEKLKKEHNSLPVGKYGRDDEEMILWFLNDRKFSVEDTVSKLTKAIRWRHEFRVSELSEESVKIAAETGKAYVHNYLDVYGRPVLIVEAAKHFPQKQEPREDEKLCVFMIEKALSKLPAGKQEILGIIDLRGFQTQNADLKFLIFVFDAFYYYYPRRLGQVLFVDAPFVFKPVWQLVKPLLKSYASLVRFCSAKTVKEEYFTADTLPPIFRD, from the exons ATGGCGCAGTGTCTGAGACTCAGGCCTCCTCTGCTTCACCATTTCAAGACAGTTGCAGTTCGCCCCAAGAAACCCACCAAGATTTTCAAGTTCAGTGTTCGTAGTTGTTCTCTGGCCCCGGAAAATGCTCACAAG TTAGTGGCAGAAGTCAAAGAGAAGCTCAAGAAAGAACATAATAGTCTCCCAGTGGGCAAGTATGGAAGAGATGATGAAGAGATGATACTTTGGTTTCTGAACGACAGAAAGTTTTCCGTCGAAGATACTGTCTCCAAATTGACTAAGGCCATC AGATGGCGTCATGAATTTCGTGTATCTGAATTGTCAGAAGAATCAGTCAAAATTGCAGCTGAAACTGGAAAAGCTTATGTGCACAACTATCTTGATGTATATGGCAGACCAGTGCTGATTGTGGAAGCAGCCAAGCATTTTCCACAG AAGCAGGAACCACGTGAAGATGAGAAGCTATGCGTGTTTATGATTGAGAAGGCACTAAGCAAACTTCCAGCTGGAAAGCAGGAAATACTTGGCATAATTGATCTCCGAGGATTTCAGACACAAAATGCTGATCTAAAGTTCTTAATATTTGTG TTTGACGCATTCTACTACTACTACCCAAGGCGATTAGGTCAAGTCCTTTTCGTGGACGCTCCCTTTGTATTCAAGCCAGTTTGGCAGCTGGTCAAACCCCTATTGAAATCATATGCCTCTCTG GTGCGATTTTGCTCGGCGAAAACTGTCAAAGAGGAGTATTTTACAGCAGATACTCTTCCACCTATCTTCAGAGACTGA